A single window of Gossypium hirsutum isolate 1008001.06 chromosome A10, Gossypium_hirsutum_v2.1, whole genome shotgun sequence DNA harbors:
- the LOC121203417 gene encoding queuosine salvage protein, with protein MEEVRETSAWVARNSSHVTIDSSGLEKVVETMKESIPKVEWDYEGIHYFDNGPLTVQYLFVLDALNFCFWPDKDLNYDHLAKGLKEALLNDHSAFDADHLRKYTGPQLRELLKWPRSLPLEEERVRLLHEVGFELERSFEGKASKLVESCGKSAVKLVALVTRHFPGFRDHSMYKGHQVFLYKRAQIFAADLWGAFKGQGYGEFNDIGSITMFADYIVPAVLQQLGVLKYSSTLENAIRASSEIGAGTEEEVELRACSIFAVEKMRELLSIKCGKQVLSVELDLWLWSVGVQCPSLQHHRTLSIYY; from the exons ATGGAGGAAGTGAGAGAAACCTCTGCTTGGGTGGCTCGTAATTCTTCTCACGTTACCATTGATTCTTCAg GGCTTGAGAAAGTAGTGGAGACAATGAAAGAGTCGATTCCGAAAGTAGAGTGGGATTATGAAGGGATTCATTATTTTGATAATGGACCCCTCACTGTTCAATACCTTTTTGTTTTGGATGctttgaatttctgtttctggCCTG ATAAGGATCTAAACTATGATCATTTGGCCAAGGGATTAAAGGAAGCTTTGCTGAATGACCACTCTGCATTTGATGCCGACCATTTACGGAAGTACACAG GTCCTCAATTGCGCGAGTTATTGAAATGGCCTCGATCACTTCCTTTAGAGGAGGAGCGGGTTCGCTTGTTGCATGAG GTTGGTTTCGAACTCGAAAGAAGCTTTGAGGGTAAGGCATCGAAACTTGTTGAATCTTGTGGAAAATCAGCTGTAAAGCTTGTTGCACTTGTCACACGTCATTTTCCAG GCTTTCGAGATCACTCAATGTACAAAGGGCACCAGGTATTCTTGTACAAAAGAGCACAGATATTTGCTGCTGACTTGTGGGGTGCATTCAAGGGGCAAGGATATGGAGAATTTAATGACATTGGCTCGATCACTATGTTTGCTGACTATATTGTTCCAGCTGTGCTCCAGCAACTTGGTGTGCTCAAATATAGTTCCACCCTTGAAAACGCCATTCGGGCCAGCAGTGAAATAGGTGCTGGCACGGAAGAGGAAGTTGAACTTCGAGCATGCTCAATTTTTGCTGTGGAGAAAATGAGAGAGTTACTAAGTATAAAATGCGGAAAGCAG GTTCTGAGTGTCGAGTTAGATCTTTGGCTTTGGTCCGTTGGTGTCCAATGCCCATCGCTCCAACATCATCGAACACTGTCAATATATTACTGA
- the LOC121208273 gene encoding peroxidase 50 produces the protein MNRFINLVFFLSVSLSSCLFPGTASVKLRRNYYHKTCPNVENIVSAAVTKKFQQTFVTAPATIRLFFHDCFVLGCDASIMIASSDGSKAEKDHPDNLSLAGDGFDTVIKAKEAVDAVPSCRNKVSCADILAMATRDVIALAGGPSYEVELGRLDGLSSTAGSVDGKLPQPFFNLNQLNSLFAANGLTQKNMIALSAAHTIGFSHCSKFANRIHNFSRETAVDPALNQGYAAQLRGMCPKNVDTRIAIDMDPKTPRKFDNVYFLNLKKGKGLFSSDQVLFHDPRSKPTVNTWANDSHAFKRAFIAAITKLGRVGVKTGKNGNIRRNCAAFN, from the exons ATGAATCGATTCATTAACCTTGTGTTTTTTCTCTCAGTTTCTCTTAGTTCCTGTTTGTTTCCTGGTACAGCATCAGTTAAACTGAGACGAAATTACTACCACAAAACTTGTCCCAATGTAGAAAACATTGTTTCAGCTGCTGTCACCAAGAAATTCCAACAAACTTTTGTCACAGCCCCTGCAACAATCCGTCTCTTCTTCCATGATTGCTTTGTCCTG GGTTGCGATGCTTCGATAATGATAGCTTCCTCCGATGGGAGCAAAGCGGAAAAAGATCACCCCGATAACCTGTCTTTAGCCGGAGATGGATTTGACACCGTAATCAAAGCCAAAGAAGCAGTGGATGCGGTTCCAAGTTGCAGAAACAAAGTGTCTTGTGCTGATATCTTGGCAATGGCTACCCGGGATGTTATAGCACTG GCAGGTGGACCATCTTATGAGGTTGAATTGGGGAGATTGGATGGGTTAAGTTCAACAGCTGGTAGTGTTGATGGAAAGCTGCCTCAACCCTTTTTCAACTTGAACCAGCTCAATTCTCTATTTGCAGCAAATGGACTCACCCAAAAAAATATGATTGCTCTCTCAG CGGCACACACCATTGGATTCTCTCATTGCAGCAAGTTTGCAAACCGAATACACAATTTCAGCCGTGAAACTGCAGTGGACCCTGCACTGAACCAGGGCTACGCCGCTCAACTTCGAGGAATGTGCCCCAAAAACGTGGACACCAGGATCGCCATCGACATGGACCCCAAAACACCCAGGAAATTCGACAATGTGTACTTCCTGAACCTGAAGAAAGGCAAGGGTTTGTTTAGTTCGGACCAGGTTTTATTCCATGACCCAAGGTCTAAACCTACTGTCAACACCTGGGCCAACGACTCTCATGCTTTTAAACGAGCCTTTATTGCTGCCATTACTAAGCTGGGAAGGGTTGGGGTTAAGACTGGGAAGAATGGTAACATTCGTAGAAACTGTGCTGCTTTCAACTGA